Proteins from a single region of Lysinibacillus sp. JNUCC-52:
- a CDS encoding GNAT family N-acetyltransferase, with protein sequence MGLRTAKVEDYKQISLLLTQLDYPDTEHFLKEKIEILLTEPNEELLVFEEDKNIIAFISVHFMPQLAVKGDFARISYFAVDKNIRSRGIGRKLEEYCNDLALKRNCDRVEVHCHSRRTDAHRFYIRQGFTEAPKYFVKMLPQSE encoded by the coding sequence ATGGGGCTTAGAACAGCAAAAGTCGAGGATTACAAACAGATTTCATTGTTATTAACACAGTTGGATTACCCAGATACAGAACATTTTCTTAAAGAAAAAATTGAAATACTTCTTACGGAACCAAATGAGGAATTACTAGTGTTTGAAGAGGATAAGAATATTATTGCTTTCATTTCCGTTCATTTTATGCCGCAATTAGCTGTAAAAGGTGATTTTGCAAGAATTAGTTATTTTGCAGTTGATAAAAACATAAGAAGTAGGGGGATAGGGCGTAAGCTTGAAGAGTATTGTAATGATTTAGCTCTAAAAAGAAATTGCGATAGAGTTGAAGTACATTGTCATTCAAGAAGAACTGATGCTCATAGATTTTATATAAGACAAGGGTTTACGGAAGCCCCAAAATATTTCGTTAAAATGTTGCCTCAATCTGAATAA